Proteins encoded together in one Leptospira semungkisensis window:
- a CDS encoding DUF1566 domain-containing protein, which produces MMNQIIRFSSLVRVATILCMLGFSGIGKEVSAQTARFSVNTNSASVINDNVTKLYWQRCIYPYSYSTTASPAGCQKNSSFLGGVGMKWTNAKTYCSQYGTSWRIPTIQELKSIIDRSAYAPALNGIFDPGQASSGNGVPDFFWSSTPYAQNTGNIWTVNFYYGYSFYTAGANNTYYLRCVSETSP; this is translated from the coding sequence ATGATGAATCAGATTATTCGTTTTAGTTCTCTTGTTCGCGTCGCTACGATCCTATGCATGCTTGGGTTCAGTGGGATTGGAAAGGAGGTCTCTGCTCAGACAGCCAGATTCTCTGTGAACACAAATAGCGCTAGTGTGATCAACGATAATGTAACGAAGCTTTATTGGCAGCGTTGTATCTACCCCTATTCTTATTCTACGACTGCGAGTCCAGCAGGATGTCAGAAGAATAGTTCATTTCTTGGTGGAGTGGGTATGAAATGGACGAACGCGAAGACCTATTGTTCTCAGTACGGGACTAGCTGGAGAATACCTACTATTCAAGAGTTGAAGTCGATCATAGATAGGTCGGCTTATGCCCCCGCGTTAAACGGTATCTTTGATCCTGGACAGGCGTCGTCTGGGAATGGGGTCCCGGACTTTTTTTGGTCTTCTACTCCATATGCTCAGAATACGGGGAATATATGGACCGTGAATTTTTATTACGGGTATAGTTTTTATACGGCTGGAGCCAATAATACATATTATCTGCGGTGCGTGTCGGAAACCTCTCCTTAG